A single region of the Nicotiana sylvestris chromosome 6, ASM39365v2, whole genome shotgun sequence genome encodes:
- the LOC138871923 gene encoding uncharacterized protein — translation MLDFIQEKLGEWFYERRKKANETFHRVSIWAEEEMTKKMDLACKIFVFNLDSMLFRINSEGIEFIVDLKKRTCDYLEFQLDELPCPHAIVAINKRYLQKFDYCSKWYSKETWLKTYEGHVNTVRDQKSWDIPQNVQSEITKPPDVEIL, via the exons ATGTTAGATTTCATCCAAGAAAAGTTAGGAGAGTGGTTTTACGAACGGAGAAAAAAGGCAAATGAAACTTTTCACAGAGTATCGATATGGGCAGAAGAAGAGATGACTAAGAAGATGGACTTGGCTTGTAAAATATTT gtGTTCAACCTTGATTCAATGTTGTTCAGAATAAATAGTGAAGGAATCGAATTTATTGTGGACTTAAAGAAGAGAACTTGTGACTACCTggaattccaacttgatgaattgCCCTGTCCACATGCAATTGTTGCTATTAATAAGAGATATTTGCAGAAATTTGATTACTGCTCAAAATGGTATTCAAAGGAAACATGGTTGAAAACATATGAAGGACATGTGAATACCGTGAGAGATCAAAAATCATGGGATATACCACAAAATGTACAATCTGAGATCACAAAACCTCCCGATGTAGAGATTTTATaa